In one window of Candidatus Omnitrophota bacterium DNA:
- the ilvD gene encoding dihydroxy-acid dehydratase, with protein sequence MRSDQIKKGLDRVPHRALLHATGLSRKDLGRPFIGVASSFTDLIPGHVGMRDLERFIERGVCYGGGVPFLFGVPGICDGIAMGHLGMCYPLALREIVADTIETVCNAHQLDGIICLTNCDKITPGMLMGARRLNIPAIIVTAGPMLSGRFNKRKLAFVHDTFEGMARAKKGDISGAELSCLEMEACPGQGSCQGLYTANTMACLTETMGMSIPGCGTALAGSAKKRRIAQASGERIVELVKKNIKPSDIITRESLENAIVVDMALGGSSNTVLHLMSIAHEAGIDLDLKTFDKISKSVPHITNIEPAGEHFMEDLEYAGGIPAVLKRLKSKLNNTLNVNGQKTFAIAASATIFDEEVIRPFSGAYHKQGGIAVLYGNIAPNGAVVKQSGVSAKMMKFSGRARVFNREEEAMRAIMNNKIKKGDCIVIRYEGPAGGPGMREMLAPTAAIVGLGLSDSVALITDGRFSGGTKGPCIGHISPEASAGGPIAIIKDGDMLNIDIPNRKLEVKLSKGEIGKRFKGWKPVEPKIKTGYLSRYSRLVTSADKGAILK encoded by the coding sequence ATGCGTTCAGACCAGATTAAAAAAGGTTTAGATAGAGTGCCGCATCGGGCGCTTTTGCACGCTACCGGCCTGTCTAGAAAAGATTTAGGCCGTCCGTTTATCGGCGTAGCCTCATCATTTACTGATCTTATCCCCGGCCATGTCGGGATGCGCGATTTGGAAAGATTTATTGAGCGCGGGGTCTGTTATGGCGGAGGCGTGCCGTTTTTATTCGGGGTGCCGGGTATCTGCGATGGGATCGCGATGGGGCATTTGGGTATGTGTTATCCTTTGGCTTTACGCGAGATTGTCGCCGATACTATTGAAACAGTTTGTAACGCCCACCAATTAGACGGAATTATTTGTTTGACTAACTGCGATAAAATTACTCCGGGTATGCTCATGGGGGCCAGGCGCCTGAATATTCCGGCAATTATCGTTACTGCCGGCCCGATGCTCTCCGGCAGGTTCAATAAAAGAAAATTAGCTTTTGTGCACGATACCTTTGAAGGAATGGCCAGGGCAAAGAAAGGCGATATCTCTGGGGCGGAACTTTCATGTTTAGAGATGGAAGCTTGCCCGGGCCAGGGTTCATGTCAGGGGCTATATACTGCCAATACTATGGCCTGTTTAACTGAGACTATGGGTATGTCTATTCCCGGTTGTGGCACAGCTTTGGCAGGCTCGGCCAAGAAACGTAGGATTGCCCAGGCCAGCGGTGAGCGGATTGTGGAGTTGGTGAAGAAAAATATTAAGCCAAGCGATATCATTACCAGGGAATCTTTAGAAAATGCTATTGTGGTGGATATGGCCTTAGGCGGTTCAAGTAATACTGTCCTGCATTTAATGAGCATTGCCCATGAAGCCGGTATTGATTTGGATTTAAAGACATTTGATAAAATCAGCAAGAGTGTGCCGCATATCACTAACATTGAACCGGCAGGCGAGCATTTTATGGAGGATCTGGAATATGCCGGCGGGATTCCGGCGGTATTAAAAAGATTAAAATCCAAATTGAATAATACTTTAAATGTAAACGGCCAGAAAACATTTGCGATCGCCGCTAGCGCGACTATTTTTGATGAGGAGGTAATTCGTCCTTTCTCCGGCGCCTATCATAAACAAGGCGGCATTGCAGTTCTATACGGTAATATCGCGCCAAACGGCGCGGTGGTCAAGCAGTCCGGGGTGAGTGCGAAGATGATGAAGTTTAGCGGCCGGGCCCGCGTATTTAACCGTGAAGAAGAAGCAATGCGGGCGATCATGAATAATAAAATCAAAAAAGGCGATTGCATTGTTATCCGTTATGAAGGGCCTGCCGGCGGCCCGGGAATGCGGGAGATGCTGGCTCCTACGGCGGCGATTGTAGGATTGGGTTTGAGCGATTCGGTGGCCTTAATTACCGATGGCCGTTTTTCAGGCGGGACCAAAGGCCCCTGTATTGGCCATATCTCGCCGGAGGCTTCGGCAGGCGGGCCGATTGCGATTATTAAAGACGGTGATATGTTAAACATTGATATTCCAAATCGCAAACTTGAAGTCAAATTAAGTAAGGGTGAGATAGGCAAAAGATTTAAGGGCTGGAAACCGGTTGAGCCAAAAATTAAGACTGGATATTTGTCCCGTTATTCCAGGTTAGTGACTTCAGCGGATAAAGGAGCGATATTAAAGTAA
- a CDS encoding class II fructose-bisphosphate aldolase, translated as MGRKPLEIDKVVMDLILTDDVILKKKLAEKILGIAYKKGIYPSSIHELYIARGRGEFSAFTVPAMNLRSMTYDLARAIFRTAKKNNSGAFIFEIAKSEMGYTAQAPVEYTSVVLAAAIKENYSGPVFIQADHCQVNAKKFQENPDKELEALQSMIADSIDGGFYNIDIDSSTLVDLSKKDIKKQQKDNYESCAKLTQFIRRIQPKGITVSVGGEIGEVGHQNSTAEDLRAFMEGYKERLRKGLVGISKISVQTGTSHGGVVKADGSIAEVKLDFGTLNTLSGIAQKEFGIGGAVQHGASTLPEEMFHKFPENNTLEVHLATGFQNMMFDSKYFPADLKNKIYEWLKVNAANERKEGETEEQFFYKARKKALGPFKKEIMSLAQDLRDKIAAEIEAKFDFLFKQLGAVNNRALVDKYITLKRVITRKRKDAPGVVHDGEGAD; from the coding sequence ATGGGAAGAAAGCCGCTTGAAATTGATAAGGTTGTAATGGATTTAATCTTGACCGACGATGTAATCCTAAAAAAGAAATTAGCCGAGAAGATCCTAGGTATCGCCTATAAAAAAGGAATTTATCCTTCCAGTATTCATGAGCTTTATATCGCCCGCGGCAGGGGTGAATTTAGCGCCTTTACCGTGCCGGCGATGAACCTGCGCAGTATGACCTATGATTTAGCCCGGGCGATATTCAGAACAGCCAAGAAGAATAACTCCGGGGCATTTATTTTTGAGATTGCCAAATCTGAAATGGGTTATACGGCCCAAGCGCCGGTTGAATACACTTCGGTTGTTCTGGCTGCGGCAATAAAGGAGAATTATAGCGGGCCGGTATTTATCCAGGCTGATCATTGCCAGGTTAATGCCAAGAAATTCCAGGAGAATCCGGATAAAGAGCTGGAGGCGCTGCAAAGTATGATCGCCGACAGCATTGACGGTGGTTTCTACAACATCGATATCGATTCCTCGACGCTGGTGGATTTATCTAAAAAGGATATTAAGAAACAGCAGAAGGATAATTATGAGTCCTGCGCGAAATTAACCCAGTTTATCCGCCGCATCCAACCTAAAGGCATAACGGTTTCGGTGGGCGGGGAGATTGGCGAGGTAGGGCATCAGAATTCAACCGCCGAAGACCTGCGCGCCTTTATGGAAGGCTATAAAGAAAGGTTACGCAAAGGCTTAGTCGGTATAAGCAAGATCTCGGTTCAGACCGGGACCAGCCACGGCGGAGTAGTTAAGGCCGATGGCTCGATCGCCGAGGTCAAACTTGATTTCGGTACCTTAAATACTCTTTCCGGTATTGCCCAAAAAGAATTCGGCATCGGCGGAGCAGTGCAGCACGGCGCTTCTACTTTACCGGAAGAAATGTTCCATAAATTCCCGGAGAACAACACCTTGGAAGTGCATTTGGCAACCGGATTCCAGAATATGATGTTTGACAGCAAATACTTTCCCGCGGATTTAAAGAATAAGATTTATGAGTGGTTAAAGGTTAATGCTGCCAATGAGCGAAAAGAAGGAGAAACCGAAGAACAATTTTTTTATAAAGCCCGTAAAAAGGCGTTAGGGCCGTTTAAGAAAGAGATCATGTCTTTAGCGCAGGATTTACGTGATAAAATCGCCGCGGAGATCGAAGCCAAGTTTGATTTTCTTTTTAAGCAGCTTGGCGCGGTAAACAACCGCGCGCTTGTAGATAAATATATTACCTTAAAGCGGGTAATTACGCGTAAACGAAAGGATGCCCCCGGAGTAGTTCATGACGGAGAAGGTGCTGACTAA
- the pfkA gene encoding 6-phosphofructokinase — MKKIAVLTTGGDAPGMNPAIRSVVRYGINQKLEVMGVFRGWWGLINEELKILNQRSVSGIIGQGGTVLKTARCSEFRTEEGQKRAYATIKKNNIDGLVVIGGNGSFAAAHEFYKKYNIPCIGIAASIDNDVNGIDYTIGTDTAINTALDAIDKIRDTATSMERIFVVEVMGRESGFIALTVALAGGCEDVIIPEKELDLNMICHDIVHGNLIGKMSWIIVLAEGAGKADDLARQITDMTGLETRTVVLGHVQRGGRPTAFSRDMALSLGKAAVDCLLAGKTDIALGLTGGKITEVNFEIAIRKKELKVNNFYNLIKALT, encoded by the coding sequence ATGAAAAAAATCGCGGTTTTGACTACCGGCGGCGATGCCCCGGGGATGAATCCGGCAATCCGTTCCGTGGTCCGTTATGGAATTAATCAAAAACTGGAAGTAATGGGTGTTTTTCGCGGATGGTGGGGGTTAATTAACGAGGAGTTAAAAATTTTAAATCAGCGTTCTGTCTCCGGCATTATCGGCCAGGGCGGGACGGTTTTAAAAACTGCCCGCTGTTCGGAGTTTCGGACTGAAGAGGGGCAGAAGCGGGCATATGCAACAATTAAGAAAAATAATATTGATGGCTTGGTTGTTATCGGCGGCAATGGTTCTTTTGCCGCTGCCCATGAGTTTTATAAGAAATACAATATTCCTTGTATTGGAATAGCGGCTTCTATTGATAATGATGTCAATGGTATAGACTATACTATCGGCACGGATACGGCAATCAATACCGCCCTGGATGCTATTGATAAGATTCGCGATACCGCAACCAGTATGGAGCGGATCTTTGTGGTTGAGGTAATGGGCAGGGAATCAGGTTTTATTGCTTTGACCGTTGCCCTTGCCGGAGGATGCGAGGATGTAATCATTCCGGAGAAGGAATTAGATCTTAACATGATTTGCCATGATATCGTGCATGGTAATCTGATCGGAAAAATGAGCTGGATTATCGTGCTGGCTGAAGGAGCGGGTAAGGCCGATGACCTTGCCAGACAAATTACCGATATGACCGGATTAGAAACCCGCACAGTAGTTTTAGGCCATGTGCAAAGAGGCGGCCGTCCGACGGCTTTTAGCCGGGATATGGCTTTAAGTCTTGGTAAGGCGGCGGTTGATTGTCTGCTTGCGGGTAAAACCGATATTGCTTTAGGGCTAACCGGCGGAAAAATCACCGAAGTTAATTTTGAGATTGCCATAAGAAAAAAAGAATTAAAGGTGAATAATTTTTACAATTTAATTAAAGCGCTCACTTGA
- a CDS encoding adenosylhomocysteinase — MKYDIKDIKLAKKGALRIEWASKNMPVLGLIKQKFLKEKPLKGLKVACCLHVTTETAVLADVLKSGGAEAYLCASNPLSTQDDVAASLVKDLKVAVFAIKGEDTKTYYLHLKSALAVKPDITMDDGADLVSTIHQRPSGMHANIIGGTEETTTGVIRLRALAQEGKLRYPIIAVNDAQTKHLFDNRYGTGQSTLDGVIRSTNKLIAGSNFVVCGYGWCGKGTAMRAKGMGAKVIVIEVDPLRALEATMDGFEVMPIKKAAKIGDIFITVTGDINVIRKEHFGLMKDGAIVANSGHFNVEIDIPGLASISKSKRATRDFVDEYTLKNNRKIYVLGEGRLINLAAAEGHPASVMDMSFANQALSAEYMAKNYRKLKKQVYTVPEDIDKNIAKLKLQSMGIAIDTLTAEQRKYLASWEMGT, encoded by the coding sequence ATGAAATACGATATTAAAGATATAAAGTTAGCTAAGAAAGGCGCTCTAAGGATTGAGTGGGCCTCTAAAAATATGCCTGTGCTTGGTTTAATCAAACAAAAGTTTTTAAAAGAGAAGCCTTTAAAGGGGCTAAAGGTTGCCTGTTGCCTGCATGTTACCACTGAGACCGCGGTATTGGCGGATGTCTTAAAATCAGGCGGGGCAGAGGCGTATCTTTGCGCATCCAATCCTCTTTCGACCCAGGATGATGTAGCTGCTTCTTTAGTAAAAGATTTAAAGGTGGCTGTTTTCGCCATTAAGGGCGAAGATACCAAAACTTATTACCTGCATTTGAAATCCGCCCTCGCGGTAAAGCCGGATATTACTATGGATGACGGCGCCGACCTGGTGAGTACCATTCATCAGCGTCCATCCGGGATGCATGCTAATATTATCGGAGGAACCGAAGAGACAACTACCGGAGTCATCCGCCTGCGCGCTTTGGCGCAGGAAGGAAAGTTACGCTATCCGATAATTGCGGTTAATGACGCGCAAACCAAACATCTTTTTGATAACCGTTACGGCACAGGACAGTCTACGCTTGACGGGGTCATCCGTTCAACCAATAAATTAATTGCCGGGTCTAATTTTGTAGTCTGCGGTTACGGTTGGTGCGGTAAAGGCACGGCGATGCGCGCAAAAGGAATGGGAGCCAAAGTAATTGTTATTGAAGTTGATCCTCTGCGGGCTCTGGAGGCCACGATGGACGGCTTTGAAGTTATGCCGATTAAAAAAGCCGCCAAAATAGGGGATATTTTTATTACGGTCACCGGTGATATCAATGTTATCCGTAAAGAGCACTTTGGCCTAATGAAGGACGGGGCAATTGTCGCTAACTCCGGCCATTTTAATGTTGAGATCGATATTCCGGGTTTAGCCAGCATCTCCAAATCCAAGCGGGCAACCCGGGATTTTGTTGACGAATATACCTTAAAAAATAATCGCAAAATTTATGTTTTAGGGGAAGGCCGTTTGATTAATTTAGCCGCAGCCGAAGGCCATCCGGCCAGCGTTATGGATATGTCTTTTGCCAACCAGGCTCTTTCTGCCGAATATATGGCTAAAAATTACCGCAAATTAAAAAAACAGGTTTATACTGTTCCGGAAGATATCGATAAAAATATCGCCAAGCTCAAACTTCAGTCGATGGGGATTGCGATTGATACCTTGACCGCGGAGCAGAGAAAATATCTAGCCAGCTGGGAGATGGGTACTTGA
- the metK gene encoding methionine adenosyltransferase — protein sequence MSASKFYFTSESVTEGHPDKLCDQISDGVLDACLKSDPYSRVACETYVTMGLLIVGGEITTRGFIHVHDIGRKIIEEIGYNHPKYGFDFHTCAILNAIHSQSPDISQGVDVGGAGDQGIMFGYACNETEELMPLALMLAQKLAMRLTEVRKNNILKYLGPDGKTQVTVEYDCGKPVRVDSVVLASQHTEDILDRSGKRITEKARQEIIRQVAGPVLRGWVDKGTKYYVNQTGKFVVGGPQSDTGMTGRKIIVDTYGGAVAHGGGAFSGKDPTKVDRSAAYMCRYIAKNIVAAGLADKCLIQLAYVIGHADPLSVMVKTEGTSVVPEEALVKLVRQNFQLRPKGIIDSLRLRRPIYRKTASYGHFGRPEPEFLWEKADKVQILKKQASCL from the coding sequence ATGTCGGCGTCGAAGTTTTATTTTACTTCAGAGTCAGTAACCGAAGGCCATCCGGATAAGTTATGTGATCAGATCTCAGATGGGGTCCTGGATGCCTGTTTAAAAAGTGATCCTTATTCGCGCGTAGCCTGCGAAACTTACGTAACCATGGGGCTTTTGATCGTGGGGGGTGAAATTACCACGCGCGGTTTTATACATGTGCATGATATAGGCAGGAAGATAATTGAAGAAATAGGTTATAATCATCCTAAATACGGGTTTGATTTTCATACCTGCGCTATTCTTAATGCCATCCATTCCCAGTCACCGGATATATCGCAAGGGGTTGATGTCGGCGGAGCCGGAGACCAGGGGATAATGTTTGGTTATGCTTGTAATGAGACCGAGGAATTAATGCCGCTGGCTTTGATGTTAGCGCAGAAGCTGGCGATGCGCTTGACCGAGGTCCGTAAAAATAATATTTTAAAATATCTTGGCCCGGACGGCAAAACCCAGGTTACTGTTGAGTATGATTGTGGTAAACCCGTGCGGGTTGATTCGGTAGTTTTAGCTTCACAGCATACCGAGGATATCTTGGATCGAAGCGGCAAACGTATTACTGAAAAAGCGCGCCAGGAGATTATCCGCCAGGTTGCCGGACCCGTACTTCGCGGCTGGGTGGATAAAGGTACCAAATATTATGTTAATCAGACGGGTAAATTTGTAGTCGGCGGGCCGCAATCCGATACGGGTATGACCGGAAGAAAAATAATTGTGGATACTTATGGCGGAGCAGTTGCGCATGGCGGCGGGGCATTTTCCGGCAAGGATCCGACTAAAGTTGACCGATCCGCAGCGTATATGTGCCGTTATATCGCTAAAAATATCGTGGCAGCCGGTCTGGCGGATAAATGCCTTATTCAGCTTGCTTATGTGATCGGCCACGCGGATCCTTTGTCGGTTATGGTCAAGACCGAAGGGACATCGGTTGTTCCGGAGGAGGCTTTGGTTAAGCTGGTTAGGCAGAATTTCCAGCTTAGGCCTAAAGGAATTATTGATTCATTGAGGTTACGCCGCCCCATATATAGGAAGACCGCCAGCTACGGGCATTTTGGCAGGCCGGAGCCGGAATTTCTGTGGGAGAAGGCGGACAAGGTGCAAATTTTGAAAAAGCAAGCCAGTTGTTTATAA
- a CDS encoding nucleotidyltransferase family protein, with translation MKALILAAGYATRLYPLTKKYPKPLLEVKGRPIINYIVDKLNAISGVDEIYIVTNRKFILNFRQWVKSVKSSKKITLIDDLTKNNRDRLGAIGDINFVVKRQKVREDLLVIGGDNLFSGSLKGFLGSSVKRRPAVSLGLYALGQKKDASRYGVVKLDNRKRVISFEEKPRKPQSSLVAMCLYYIPKDHLSLVRQYIQNKKANRVDATGSYIAWLKDKVDVYGYVFGGSWFDIGDYKYLNAAKKIFAQ, from the coding sequence GTGAAGGCGTTGATTTTAGCTGCCGGATACGCAACCCGGCTCTACCCTTTAACCAAAAAGTACCCTAAGCCGCTTTTAGAGGTAAAAGGCAGGCCGATTATAAATTATATCGTTGACAAATTAAACGCGATTTCCGGTGTTGATGAAATTTATATCGTAACCAACAGGAAATTTATTCTTAACTTTCGTCAGTGGGTAAAATCAGTTAAATCGTCCAAGAAAATTACGCTGATCGATGACCTGACTAAAAATAACCGGGATAGGCTGGGAGCTATCGGAGATATAAATTTTGTGGTTAAAAGGCAGAAGGTCCGGGAAGATCTTCTGGTAATCGGCGGTGATAATTTATTCAGTGGTTCTTTGAAGGGGTTCCTGGGTTCTTCCGTAAAAAGAAGGCCGGCTGTAAGCCTGGGTTTATATGCGCTAGGGCAGAAGAAGGATGCCAGCCGTTATGGGGTAGTTAAACTGGATAACCGCAAGAGAGTAATTAGTTTTGAAGAAAAACCCAGAAAACCGCAGAGTTCCCTGGTAGCCATGTGCCTGTATTATATACCTAAAGATCATTTAAGCCTGGTTAGGCAGTATATCCAAAATAAAAAAGCCAATAGGGTTGATGCCACCGGTAGCTATATCGCCTGGCTTAAAGATAAGGTAGATGTTTATGGGTATGTATTTGGCGGTTCCTGGTTTGATATCGGTGATTACAAGTATTTAAACGCGGCAAAAAAAATTTTTGCCCAATAA
- the ptsP gene encoding phosphoenolpyruvate--protein phosphotransferase, with protein MIQLKGIAAASGISIGPVYKIGSEEFIVLREAIKWEDIPAQIQLFEEALIKTRREIIELQKRISSDMGQEEAQIFDAHLLVLEDRMLIEEVISRLKKEQLNVAYVFSEVLKKYIGVFLKIEDEYLKERIADINDVGRRILRNLLGKEKKVLEDIKEKAIIVAHDLSPSDTAAMHTKNVAAFVTDIGGKTSHTAIMAKSLEIPAVVGLETITAKVNPGDILIVDGSMGIVIIDPDEETLRSYRQKLEKLKGIAERFLSVKDLPAITTDGRVVMVSANIEFPDEVSSVKLHGSEGIGLYRTEFFYMNRKDSPTEEEHYQAYKYVAQAMNPHSVVIRTLDIGGDKFLSQFKIPYEMQPFLGWRAIRFCLARPDIFKLQLRAILRASVHGNLKLMYPMISGIDELRQANLLLDEAKEELRKNGLAFNDQIRVGVMIEVPSAAMTADILAKEADFFSIGTNDLIQYSLAVDRANEKVAYLYEPAHPAILRLVKNIIDAAHNAKIKVAMCGEMAGDPSLALILLGLGLDEFSMPPQIIPELKYIIRAVGFKGAQGFANEAMKLLTGTQVEEFAQNKLAEILK; from the coding sequence ATGATTCAACTAAAGGGAATAGCGGCTGCCAGCGGCATAAGTATCGGGCCGGTTTATAAAATCGGAAGCGAGGAGTTTATTGTCCTGCGGGAAGCAATCAAGTGGGAAGATATCCCCGCGCAGATCCAGCTTTTCGAAGAAGCGCTGATTAAGACCCGCCGCGAAATTATCGAACTGCAAAAGAGGATCAGCTCGGATATGGGCCAGGAGGAAGCTCAGATCTTTGATGCGCACCTTCTGGTTTTGGAAGATCGGATGCTCATTGAAGAGGTTATCTCCCGCCTGAAGAAGGAGCAGCTTAATGTTGCCTATGTTTTCTCGGAAGTTTTGAAAAAATATATCGGTGTCTTCTTGAAAATCGAGGATGAATACCTTAAGGAGCGCATTGCCGATATTAATGATGTCGGCAGGAGGATATTAAGGAACCTTTTAGGTAAAGAGAAGAAGGTTTTGGAAGATATTAAAGAAAAAGCGATCATTGTCGCCCATGACCTTTCTCCTTCGGATACCGCGGCAATGCATACTAAGAATGTCGCTGCTTTTGTTACCGATATCGGAGGAAAAACTTCGCATACCGCCATTATGGCCAAATCCCTTGAAATACCGGCGGTAGTGGGTTTGGAAACAATTACCGCCAAGGTTAATCCGGGAGACATCCTTATTGTCGATGGCAGTATGGGCATAGTGATTATTGATCCGGATGAGGAAACGCTTAGGAGTTATCGCCAGAAACTTGAGAAATTAAAAGGTATCGCGGAAAGATTCCTGTCGGTTAAAGACCTGCCGGCAATTACCACTGATGGCAGGGTGGTTATGGTAAGCGCCAATATTGAATTTCCCGATGAGGTGTCTTCAGTTAAACTGCATGGCAGCGAAGGTATTGGGCTTTATCGCACAGAGTTTTTTTACATGAATCGCAAGGATTCACCCACTGAAGAAGAGCATTATCAGGCTTATAAATATGTTGCCCAAGCGATGAATCCGCATTCGGTAGTGATTCGTACCCTGGATATCGGAGGAGATAAATTTCTATCCCAGTTTAAAATTCCGTATGAGATGCAGCCATTTTTAGGCTGGAGGGCGATTAGATTTTGCCTGGCGCGGCCGGATATATTTAAACTGCAGTTACGGGCAATTCTTAGGGCTTCAGTGCACGGTAATCTTAAACTAATGTATCCTATGATTTCCGGGATAGATGAGTTGCGCCAAGCCAATCTCCTGCTTGATGAAGCCAAAGAGGAGCTAAGGAAGAATGGTTTGGCTTTTAACGACCAAATCCGGGTGGGGGTAATGATTGAAGTCCCTTCGGCGGCAATGACCGCCGATATTTTAGCTAAGGAGGCGGATTTCTTCAGTATTGGCACTAATGACCTAATTCAGTACTCTTTGGCAGTTGATCGGGCCAATGAAAAAGTCGCCTATCTTTATGAGCCGGCGCATCCGGCAATCTTAAGGTTAGTCAAGAACATTATTGATGCCGCCCATAATGCTAAAATTAAAGTAGCGATGTGCGGAGAGATGGCCGGGGATCCGTCCTTGGCGCTCATTCTCTTGGGCCTGGGGCTTGATGAGTTTAGTATGCCGCCGCAGATTATCCCGGAGCTAAAATATATAATCCGCGCTGTTGGATTTAAAGGCGCGCAGGGATTTGCCAATGAGGCGATGAAGCTTTTAACCGGCACCCAGGTAGAGGAGTTTGCTCAAAATAAACTGGCGGAGATTTTAAAATGA
- a CDS encoding HPr family phosphocarrier protein: protein MGLIKKELVVKNKQGLHARPAAIFVQVANKFDARITVRRDAEEVNGKSIMGILMLGAEKGSLIIIEADGADAEKALEELEKIISSEEEL from the coding sequence ATGGGTTTAATTAAAAAAGAACTAGTCGTAAAGAATAAACAAGGGTTGCATGCCCGGCCGGCCGCCATATTCGTGCAGGTAGCCAATAAATTTGACGCGCGGATTACCGTGCGCCGTGATGCTGAAGAGGTCAACGGTAAATCCATAATGGGTATTCTTATGCTTGGAGCGGAAAAGGGCAGTTTGATCATTATTGAAGCAGACGGGGCTGATGCGGAGAAAGCATTGGAAGAATTAGAGAAGATAATTAGCAGCGAGGAAGAATTATGA
- a CDS encoding YvcK family protein, with amino-acid sequence MKSIVTGILKWFYPGIGIKRWIGLSAFGVALLILGTANLRSEEFWLIQFLDALIVISGIIILILGIKRMMRSFIAVFAPSSRGTELIDILYQKKQLSRGPRIVAVGGGTGLSVLLSGLKNYSSNISAVVTVADNGGSSGRLRQQFDVLPPGDIRNCLVALADAPALMRDLFQFRFDGNSEFSGHSFGNLFLTVMTRLTGDFEKAIKETSKVLALRGQVIPSTLEDVTLVAHFNDGSTVIGEDQIPRARKAINRVNLTPEQPPATQDALKAIREAQIIILGPGSLYTSIIPNLLIKEITKEIAESEALKVYVCNMMTQSGETDGYSVSDHIKALVKHSHVRILDYCLVNNGEVPQEILGRYSKDKSVIVTNDRKKVEGVGYRVVEEDFGMIVDGVIRHDPEKLAKIILSFIEEI; translated from the coding sequence ATGAAATCTATCGTAACCGGCATCTTAAAATGGTTTTATCCGGGCATAGGGATCAAGCGCTGGATCGGTTTAAGCGCTTTTGGAGTAGCGCTTTTGATTTTAGGAACCGCTAATCTGCGCAGCGAAGAGTTCTGGCTGATTCAATTCCTGGATGCTTTGATCGTAATTTCGGGAATTATAATTTTAATCCTGGGCATCAAGAGGATGATGCGTTCTTTTATCGCGGTATTTGCCCCATCTTCCAGGGGTACAGAGTTAATCGATATTTTGTATCAGAAAAAACAATTAAGCCGCGGCCCGCGTATCGTTGCCGTAGGCGGCGGTACAGGGTTATCGGTTCTTTTAAGCGGGTTAAAAAACTATTCATCGAATATCTCCGCTGTAGTTACAGTAGCGGATAATGGAGGTTCAAGCGGACGCTTGCGGCAGCAGTTTGATGTTTTGCCTCCCGGGGATATTCGTAACTGCCTGGTTGCCCTGGCTGATGCCCCGGCGTTGATGCGGGATCTTTTTCAGTTCCGTTTTGATGGGAATTCGGAATTTTCCGGGCATTCCTTCGGCAATCTCTTCCTGACGGTGATGACCCGCTTGACCGGTGATTTTGAAAAGGCGATTAAGGAAACCAGTAAGGTTTTGGCTTTACGGGGGCAGGTTATTCCTTCTACGCTTGAGGATGTCACGCTGGTGGCCCATTTTAATGATGGTTCAACAGTGATCGGAGAAGACCAGATTCCCAGGGCCAGGAAGGCGATTAACCGGGTCAACCTTACTCCCGAACAGCCGCCGGCCACCCAAGATGCCTTAAAGGCAATCAGGGAAGCGCAGATTATTATTCTAGGGCCGGGTTCTTTATATACGAGCATAATTCCCAATCTCTTAATTAAGGAGATAACCAAGGAAATTGCCGAGTCTGAGGCATTAAAGGTTTATGTTTGTAATATGATGACTCAGTCTGGCGAGACCGATGGCTACAGCGTTTCCGATCATATTAAGGCTTTGGTAAAACATAGCCACGTCCGCATCCTGGATTATTGCCTGGTGAATAATGGAGAGGTGCCGCAGGAAATCCTGGGGCGCTATTCCAAAGATAAATCGGTCATTGTAACTAACGACCGTAAGAAGGTAGAGGGAGTTGGTTACCGGGTGGTCGAGGAAGATTTCGGCATGATTGTAGACGGGGTAATCCGGCATGACCCGGAAAAGTTAGCAAAAATTATTTTAAGTTTTATTGAAGAGATCTAA